A single Arcanobacterium canis DNA region contains:
- a CDS encoding YebC/PmpR family DNA-binding transcriptional regulator, translating to MSGHSKWATTKHKKAAIDAKRGKLFARLIKNIEVAARTGGGDPAGNPTLFDAIQKAKKNSVPADNIDRAVKRGSGEGADAVNYETIMYEGYASGGVAVLIECLTDNRNRAASDVRVGLTRNGGTLADPGSVSFMFHRKGVVEVPAEGNNEDDVLMAVLDAGAEEVNNEGDVFEVISAPNDLVAVRSALQEAGMDYNSAEVQFVPDVKVTVDSVEAANKVMRLIDALDDIDDIQNVYSNLDIPDEIAEQMDADE from the coding sequence GTGTCCGGACACTCAAAGTGGGCAACCACGAAGCATAAGAAGGCGGCGATTGATGCGAAGCGTGGCAAGCTCTTTGCGCGCCTGATTAAAAACATTGAAGTTGCAGCCCGCACAGGTGGCGGCGATCCCGCCGGTAATCCCACACTGTTCGACGCGATCCAGAAGGCGAAGAAGAATTCTGTCCCGGCAGACAACATTGATCGTGCTGTCAAGCGTGGTTCGGGTGAAGGTGCAGATGCAGTCAACTACGAAACGATTATGTATGAAGGCTACGCCTCGGGTGGCGTCGCTGTTCTGATCGAATGTCTGACAGATAATCGCAACCGTGCGGCGTCGGACGTGCGAGTTGGTCTGACGCGCAATGGTGGTACTCTCGCTGATCCGGGCTCGGTGTCGTTTATGTTCCACCGCAAGGGCGTCGTCGAAGTCCCTGCAGAGGGAAACAACGAAGATGACGTCCTCATGGCAGTGCTTGACGCGGGTGCAGAAGAAGTGAATAACGAAGGCGATGTCTTCGAAGTGATCAGCGCGCCCAATGATCTCGTTGCCGTGCGTAGCGCTCTCCAGGAAGCAGGCATGGATTACAACTCGGCCGAAGTCCAATTCGTGCCCGATGTGAAGGTGACTGTCGATTCGGTCGAAGCAGCGAACAAGGTGATGCGCCTGATCGATGCTCTTGACGATATCGACGATATCCAAAATGTGTACTCCAACCTCGATATTCCTGACGAGATTGCCGAGCAGATGGATGCTGACGAGTAA
- a CDS encoding NUDIX hydrolase yields MSEMSKESAQQLADEWPRDVDGFPHRVAARVVVLDRDGRIFLILGHDFDDEEHKWWFTPGGGLEAGETSRESAVRELREETGLVVSSDRLAGPVLIRHATFHFARETRKQDEEFYLLHVSDDEREQIDNKQGTALTPLEQQLLDDYRWFSPSRSSNMIPRRRFILAGSRRCCAPGRTGMGP; encoded by the coding sequence ATGAGCGAGATGTCAAAGGAAAGCGCACAGCAGCTTGCCGACGAATGGCCTCGTGACGTCGATGGTTTTCCACATCGGGTTGCCGCACGAGTCGTTGTTCTGGACCGCGATGGGCGAATTTTTCTTATCCTTGGCCACGACTTTGATGATGAGGAGCACAAGTGGTGGTTCACGCCAGGCGGGGGCCTTGAGGCAGGCGAAACATCAAGAGAAAGCGCTGTACGTGAATTACGCGAAGAGACAGGGCTTGTTGTCAGCTCGGATCGGTTGGCAGGGCCGGTTCTGATTCGTCATGCTACCTTTCATTTTGCACGCGAGACACGGAAGCAAGATGAAGAATTTTATCTTTTGCACGTCAGCGATGATGAGCGGGAGCAAATCGACAACAAGCAAGGAACGGCACTGACTCCACTTGAGCAGCAGTTACTGGATGATTATCGGTGGTTTTCCCCGAGCAGATCGAGCAACATGATTCCGCGACGCCGTTTTATCCTCGCGGGCTCGCGGCGATGCTGCGCACCTGGCAGAACTGGGATGGGTCCGTGA
- a CDS encoding PrsW family intramembrane metalloprotease: MIHYPLVRADAGRTWKSPVYIRPVDTLGVVSLVTASVISLTMAWPVLFTHANNADVARSVLISLIPLAFTLVFVWVIDSWEPEPGALYFVALTWGGGAAIFGALFLNAWAQAFAPLFLPPGAGEYEITAWVASYGAPLSEELIKGLGVIIIFATFSRAFNGPTDGIVYGALIGAGFAFTENVLYFTEYSTTLSSTFQVRFLDSPFSHDAYTALFGFFVGFAEYSRRRIMVVLWAIPGLVGAWVFHFLNNNALGWHGMTYGMYKMVNTIPIAVIAIIMVLYAHREEKESVRAGLASFVAGGQIAPTELAFTMTLAERRRSKAWAAKRAVAKGYSAHDGAEAMRQLHNELLQLGHLRTRAVRRGTENQRRVLAAQQDHLNNITELREVFI, from the coding sequence ATGATTCACTATCCACTGGTCCGAGCAGATGCTGGGCGCACATGGAAATCACCTGTGTACATTCGCCCGGTTGACACCCTTGGTGTCGTTAGTCTCGTGACGGCGTCGGTGATTTCGCTGACCATGGCATGGCCGGTTCTCTTCACACACGCCAATAACGCAGATGTGGCGCGCTCAGTTCTCATCTCGCTGATTCCACTGGCCTTCACACTAGTGTTCGTGTGGGTGATTGATTCATGGGAACCCGAGCCGGGTGCATTGTATTTCGTCGCCTTAACGTGGGGAGGAGGGGCTGCAATTTTTGGGGCGCTCTTCCTCAACGCCTGGGCACAAGCGTTTGCTCCGCTCTTTCTTCCACCGGGCGCAGGGGAATATGAAATCACTGCATGGGTCGCGTCATATGGTGCCCCGCTCTCAGAGGAACTCATTAAGGGCCTCGGAGTGATCATTATCTTCGCTACCTTCTCACGGGCATTCAACGGTCCGACGGACGGTATCGTGTACGGTGCGCTCATCGGTGCTGGATTCGCCTTCACCGAAAACGTTTTATACTTCACCGAGTACTCCACCACGCTATCGAGCACATTCCAGGTGCGCTTTCTCGATTCACCTTTCTCTCATGACGCGTATACGGCCCTTTTCGGATTCTTCGTGGGCTTTGCTGAATACTCTCGCAGACGCATCATGGTGGTATTATGGGCGATCCCTGGACTTGTGGGGGCGTGGGTTTTCCATTTCCTCAATAACAATGCGCTGGGGTGGCACGGTATGACCTACGGAATGTACAAAATGGTCAATACGATTCCAATCGCCGTGATTGCAATCATTATGGTGCTTTACGCTCATCGTGAAGAAAAAGAATCAGTACGTGCGGGACTCGCGTCGTTTGTCGCTGGGGGACAGATCGCTCCTACCGAGCTAGCATTCACCATGACGCTAGCAGAACGACGTCGGTCGAAAGCGTGGGCGGCGAAACGTGCGGTAGCGAAGGGCTACAGTGCTCATGACGGCGCCGAAGCGATGCGTCAGCTCCATAACGAATTGTTGCAGCTTGGCCATCTCAGGACTCGCGCAGTTCGACGCGGAACTGAGAATCAGCGCCGCGTTCTCGCAGCTCAACAAGACCATCTGAATAATATTACTGAACTTCGAGAGGTGTTCATATGA
- a CDS encoding glycosyltransferase family 4 protein — protein MKIGIACGYSWDVPGGVQFHIRDLAKELISRGHEVSVIAPAHPDADLEPFVTSVGSATPIKYNGSVARLAFGPKVNHRVRGWLRDSDFDVLHVHEPFTPSVSMLALMSASCPVVATFHTAMDTSRILRLASPFIVPLLDKIEARIAVSQEARRTMVQHLGGDAWVIPNGVFVRDLEADKDERFTGTCESPTIAFLGRIDEPRKGLGVLAAALPDLKARFPHARVFVAGKGDRAAASELFGEHADSVTFLGPITDADKASLLASVDAYVAPNTGGESFGIILVEAMSAGAFIVSSDIPAFRAVLGDGEFGLHFVNGNSGDLARVLGDALEDPGLRQHIAHAAQAEVWRYDWSSVASQILSVYDTAIVSAHERPSS, from the coding sequence TTGAAGATCGGCATTGCGTGTGGCTACTCCTGGGATGTTCCTGGGGGAGTGCAATTCCATATCCGCGATCTTGCGAAAGAGCTTATTTCACGCGGTCATGAGGTATCTGTTATCGCTCCAGCACATCCCGACGCCGATCTGGAACCTTTCGTGACGAGTGTGGGAAGTGCAACGCCGATCAAGTACAACGGATCGGTTGCACGACTTGCGTTTGGCCCGAAGGTCAATCATCGCGTCCGCGGGTGGCTACGCGATAGTGACTTCGATGTTTTGCATGTTCACGAACCCTTCACACCCTCAGTATCAATGCTGGCGTTGATGAGTGCATCGTGTCCGGTGGTCGCAACGTTCCATACAGCAATGGATACTTCGCGCATACTCAGACTGGCCTCGCCTTTTATCGTTCCGTTGCTGGACAAAATTGAAGCGAGGATCGCTGTGTCCCAAGAGGCTCGTCGCACAATGGTTCAACACCTCGGCGGGGATGCGTGGGTGATTCCCAACGGTGTGTTTGTTCGTGACTTGGAAGCGGACAAAGACGAGCGTTTTACCGGTACTTGTGAATCTCCCACTATTGCATTTCTTGGACGTATCGATGAACCGCGCAAAGGTCTGGGAGTTCTTGCCGCTGCGCTGCCCGATCTCAAAGCACGGTTCCCTCATGCGCGTGTCTTTGTTGCAGGAAAAGGTGATCGCGCTGCCGCTTCAGAACTCTTCGGGGAGCACGCTGATTCAGTGACATTCTTGGGACCGATCACAGATGCAGACAAAGCATCGTTGTTGGCATCGGTCGATGCCTATGTCGCACCAAATACCGGCGGAGAATCCTTTGGAATTATTTTGGTCGAAGCGATGAGCGCGGGTGCGTTTATTGTGTCGTCGGATATTCCTGCCTTTCGCGCGGTATTGGGCGACGGGGAGTTCGGGCTCCACTTCGTCAACGGTAACAGTGGCGACCTTGCACGAGTTCTCGGTGACGCGCTTGAGGATCCAGGTCTGCGCCAACACATTGCCCATGCAGCTCAGGCAGAGGTCTGGCGTTATGATTGGTCCTCCGTCGCTTCACAGATTTTGTCGGTATACGACACGGCTATTGTTTCCGCACATGAAAGGCCATCATCATGA
- a CDS encoding phosphatidylinositol mannoside acyltransferase, with product MKIVSSVKAFERATRAARVIPEPLGRFIARMIGRVLGWSTLASVCQLRKNLQRIRPLNSTWAQYARSGRAMSLYMTYYYEIFRLPHLTREQVDARVRVRGEEKMTTYLDRGQALPAALLHMGNWDLAGAWATSHLAPVHTIAEKLNPPEVADYFLQLRRQMGMKIYHAVKGNGAIHALEADMNDTAFIPLLCDRDLSAQGIEVSLRGHPIRVAVGAALLARKRQVPMFPVFIEAEQITQPERRRRAGTTSGIHIRIGEPIFPDPEVELAADLERMNQEWMDAVGEYLPGHEENWHMLQKVFVEDLDRERLAKRHAKEEENR from the coding sequence GTGAAAATCGTGTCAAGCGTTAAAGCATTTGAGCGAGCAACCCGAGCGGCTCGGGTGATTCCCGAGCCGCTCGGCCGTTTTATCGCGCGGATGATCGGACGAGTCCTGGGGTGGTCCACTCTTGCCTCCGTCTGCCAGCTGAGGAAGAACCTTCAACGAATTCGTCCCCTGAACAGTACATGGGCGCAATACGCTCGAAGTGGCAGGGCCATGAGCTTGTATATGACCTACTATTACGAGATTTTCCGGCTTCCTCATCTCACTCGTGAACAGGTGGACGCACGAGTGCGGGTCAGAGGAGAGGAAAAAATGACAACCTATCTTGACCGTGGTCAGGCGCTTCCTGCTGCTCTTCTCCACATGGGCAATTGGGACTTGGCTGGGGCGTGGGCGACCTCGCACCTTGCTCCGGTTCACACTATCGCTGAAAAGCTCAACCCACCGGAAGTTGCCGACTACTTTCTTCAGCTGCGACGGCAGATGGGAATGAAGATCTATCACGCAGTGAAAGGGAACGGAGCGATCCACGCCCTTGAAGCAGACATGAATGACACAGCATTTATACCGCTCCTGTGCGATCGTGACTTATCTGCACAAGGGATTGAGGTGAGCTTGCGCGGACATCCCATTCGCGTTGCTGTGGGAGCGGCCCTTCTGGCCCGAAAACGCCAGGTACCGATGTTTCCAGTATTTATCGAAGCCGAGCAGATTACGCAGCCGGAGCGCCGCCGTCGGGCAGGCACGACGTCGGGTATCCATATTCGCATTGGTGAACCAATTTTTCCTGATCCTGAAGTGGAACTTGCCGCAGATCTTGAACGAATGAATCAGGAGTGGATGGACGCCGTCGGCGAATATTTGCCCGGACATGAAGAGAACTGGCATATGCTCCAGAAAGTATTTGTTGAAGATTTGGACCGCGAACGACTGGCGAAGCGCCATGCAAAAGAAGAGGAGAATCGTTGA
- the pgsA gene encoding phosphatidylinositol phosphate synthase: protein MLSRSGRPFAQVVFGPFARAAVKLRISANTATFVGGLATCASAIGFFTTNHLVWGIVVTSLLAVFDNLDGQIARMTGTVSQWGAFLDSTMDRLADGAIFGSLAMWAYLHADSATQAWGLSGALVAGLVGAIVPYARARAQAIGKDAAVGLAERADRLVAAGIILILTVVFGHWVFAVGMWLIACASLLTVAQRMAFVRRQIMADESVSENRVKR, encoded by the coding sequence ATGCTCTCTCGTAGTGGTCGTCCGTTCGCGCAAGTGGTTTTCGGACCATTTGCGCGGGCAGCGGTGAAACTTCGTATCTCTGCCAATACCGCAACGTTCGTCGGCGGTTTGGCGACGTGTGCTTCAGCAATCGGATTTTTCACCACCAACCACCTCGTATGGGGCATCGTGGTGACATCGCTTCTGGCTGTCTTCGATAATCTCGATGGGCAGATTGCACGAATGACAGGCACAGTTTCACAGTGGGGAGCATTCCTCGATTCGACGATGGATCGTCTTGCTGATGGAGCGATCTTCGGATCTCTGGCGATGTGGGCGTACCTGCACGCAGACTCTGCTACCCAAGCATGGGGACTCTCGGGTGCTCTTGTTGCCGGACTCGTCGGTGCGATTGTTCCTTACGCACGCGCGCGTGCCCAAGCTATTGGGAAAGACGCTGCGGTGGGACTCGCTGAGAGAGCTGATCGTTTGGTTGCTGCTGGCATCATTCTGATTTTGACGGTGGTCTTTGGTCATTGGGTTTTCGCTGTGGGCATGTGGCTGATTGCGTGTGCTTCACTGTTGACGGTTGCGCAACGCATGGCGTTTGTTCGCCGCCAGATTATGGCCGACGAATCAGTCAGTGAAAATCGTGTCAAGCGTTAA
- the thrS gene encoding threonine--tRNA ligase, producing the protein MTGADLFEGQKNIVAIRVNNTLKDLYTSLEGLDGATVEGIDIASQDGLNILRHSATHVLAQAVQNKFPEVNLGIGPFITDGFYYDFGNIPSVTPEMLKDLEKDMKRIVKEGQRFVRRVISDSDAVSELADQPYKIELVGLKSDHDSHADGASIEVGGGELTIYDNVNRKGETVWSDLCRGPHLPSTKLIGNGFALTRSSAAYWRGDQNNDSLQRIYGTAWPTKDELVAYQERIKEAERRDHRKLGAELDLFSFPDEIGSGLAVFHPKGGIIRMEMENYSRQRHLEAGYSFVNTPHITKQNLFEVSGHLSFYADGMYPPMHMDEERDEDGNITKQGADYYLKPMNCPMHNLIYRSRGRSYRELPLRLFEFGTVYRNEKSGVIHGLTRARGFTQDDAHIYCTREQMKDELTSLLDFVLSLLKDYGMDDFYLELSTKDPKKFVGDDDIWEEATRTLQEVADASGLELIPDPEGAAFYGPKISVQARDALGRTWQMSTIQLDFNLPERFELEYTAPDGSRQRPVMIHRALFGSIERFFGVLTEHYAGAFPAWLAPVQVRCIPVAEPFIGYLEDIATKLRAKGVRVEVDASDDRFPKKIRNASKEKIPFVLIAGGEDADAGAVSFRLRDGSQHNGIAIDEAVERITAAIASHENQ; encoded by the coding sequence ATGACCGGAGCAGACCTCTTCGAGGGGCAGAAGAACATCGTGGCGATCCGAGTGAACAACACGCTCAAAGATCTGTACACATCGCTCGAAGGGCTTGATGGTGCCACAGTTGAGGGTATCGACATCGCGTCACAAGACGGGTTGAACATTCTTCGTCACTCCGCAACCCACGTCCTTGCGCAGGCAGTTCAGAACAAGTTCCCCGAGGTGAATCTTGGCATCGGCCCGTTTATCACGGATGGCTTCTACTATGACTTCGGCAATATCCCGTCGGTCACTCCCGAGATGCTCAAGGATCTTGAAAAGGATATGAAGCGTATCGTCAAAGAAGGACAACGCTTTGTGCGACGTGTCATCTCTGACTCCGATGCGGTGAGCGAACTTGCCGATCAGCCTTACAAGATTGAACTGGTTGGTCTCAAGAGCGATCACGATTCGCACGCTGACGGCGCTTCCATTGAAGTTGGCGGCGGTGAATTGACCATCTATGACAACGTCAATCGTAAGGGAGAGACTGTCTGGAGCGATTTGTGCCGCGGTCCGCACCTTCCATCGACCAAACTCATCGGCAATGGATTCGCCCTGACTCGCTCGTCGGCTGCCTACTGGCGAGGCGACCAGAACAACGACTCGCTCCAGCGAATCTACGGCACGGCGTGGCCAACGAAGGATGAACTCGTCGCTTACCAAGAGCGTATTAAGGAAGCAGAACGTCGTGACCACCGTAAACTCGGTGCAGAACTCGATCTCTTCTCCTTCCCCGATGAAATCGGCTCGGGCCTGGCAGTCTTCCACCCCAAGGGGGGCATCATCCGCATGGAAATGGAGAACTACTCCCGCCAGCGTCACCTTGAAGCTGGCTATTCCTTTGTGAACACCCCGCACATCACCAAGCAGAATCTTTTTGAAGTTTCAGGCCACCTGTCCTTCTATGCCGATGGTATGTACCCTCCGATGCACATGGATGAGGAACGTGACGAGGACGGCAACATCACCAAGCAAGGTGCTGATTACTACCTCAAGCCGATGAACTGCCCGATGCACAACCTCATTTACCGTAGCCGTGGCCGTTCGTACCGTGAGTTGCCGTTGCGCCTGTTTGAGTTCGGAACTGTGTACCGCAATGAGAAATCCGGTGTCATTCACGGACTGACTCGTGCGCGCGGTTTCACCCAGGATGATGCCCATATCTACTGCACCCGTGAGCAGATGAAGGATGAACTGACATCACTGCTCGATTTTGTTCTGTCCTTGCTCAAGGACTACGGCATGGATGATTTCTACCTCGAACTATCGACCAAGGATCCGAAGAAGTTTGTGGGCGACGACGATATCTGGGAAGAAGCGACCCGCACGTTGCAGGAAGTTGCAGACGCCTCAGGCCTTGAGCTGATTCCGGATCCCGAAGGTGCAGCATTCTACGGCCCGAAGATTTCAGTTCAGGCGCGTGACGCACTTGGCCGTACTTGGCAGATGTCAACGATTCAGCTTGACTTCAATCTTCCAGAGCGCTTTGAGCTCGAATACACCGCTCCAGACGGTTCGCGCCAGCGTCCGGTGATGATTCACCGAGCACTCTTTGGTTCGATCGAGCGATTCTTCGGTGTGCTCACTGAGCACTACGCAGGTGCTTTTCCAGCTTGGCTTGCGCCTGTTCAAGTGCGATGCATTCCCGTTGCAGAGCCGTTCATTGGATACCTTGAGGACATTGCAACGAAGCTGCGTGCGAAGGGCGTGCGCGTCGAAGTCGATGCATCCGACGATCGCTTCCCGAAGAAGATTCGCAACGCATCGAAGGAAAAGATCCCGTTCGTTCTTATTGCCGGTGGTGAAGACGCTGACGCCGGGGCGGTGTCTTTCCGCCTGCGTGACGGATCCCAGCATAACGGCATTGCGATTGACGAAGCTGTTGAGCGTATTACAGCAGCAATTGCCTCGCACGAGAATCAGTGA
- a CDS encoding L-serine ammonia-lyase, translated as MALSVFDLFSIGIGPSSSHTVGPMRAAAMFLDSLDDLTQVERVECRLYGSLGATGVGHATDKAVMIGLMGEQPESVDPQRVAPLVHKVEQELALNLGGVKVIDFPPQRDIIFLGREELPGHPNGMTLEAWNNSGERLAHTTYYSVGGGFVVEGDVTPDEPVISDEHPVPYPFNTAAELLAICERENLSIAQVVMANELMCRSEDEVRAGLLEIWHVMKDCVTNGITSDEGILPGVLRVPRRAPALAASLKERDNADDPLRGLDWVTLYALAVNEENAAGGRIVTAPTNGAAGIIPAVLHYYMSFCSGSEEGVIEFLLTAAAIGMVVKNNASLSGAEVGCQGEVGSASSMAAGGVTAVLGGNPRQVENAAEIAMEHNLGLTCDPIAGLVQIPCIERNAVASVKALAAARTALRGNGEHLVSLDDVVRTMKETGRDMQVKYKETALGGLAVHAGIPVSIVEC; from the coding sequence ATGGCTTTGAGCGTTTTTGATCTGTTTTCTATTGGCATCGGCCCGTCATCTTCACACACTGTCGGCCCGATGCGCGCAGCTGCAATGTTTTTGGATTCGCTCGACGATTTAACCCAAGTCGAGCGAGTCGAATGTCGTCTGTATGGATCGCTCGGGGCAACAGGCGTCGGTCATGCAACAGATAAAGCAGTCATGATCGGTTTGATGGGTGAACAGCCTGAATCGGTCGATCCTCAACGCGTCGCCCCGCTTGTCCACAAAGTCGAACAAGAGCTGGCACTGAATCTTGGCGGCGTGAAAGTCATTGACTTCCCACCACAACGGGACATTATTTTTCTGGGGCGTGAAGAACTCCCTGGCCACCCCAACGGCATGACGCTTGAGGCATGGAACAATTCTGGAGAGCGTCTAGCTCATACCACCTACTATTCAGTCGGGGGCGGCTTCGTCGTCGAAGGAGATGTCACTCCTGATGAACCGGTGATCTCAGATGAACATCCCGTCCCCTACCCCTTCAATACTGCAGCGGAGCTTCTGGCCATCTGTGAGCGCGAAAATCTCTCGATTGCACAGGTCGTCATGGCAAATGAGCTGATGTGCCGAAGCGAGGACGAAGTGCGCGCGGGTCTGCTCGAGATTTGGCACGTGATGAAGGACTGCGTCACCAACGGAATCACGTCGGACGAGGGAATCTTGCCTGGCGTTCTTCGCGTTCCGCGTCGTGCGCCAGCTCTTGCCGCATCACTCAAGGAACGCGACAACGCCGACGACCCGTTGCGTGGCCTGGATTGGGTGACGTTATACGCGCTTGCCGTCAACGAAGAAAACGCTGCAGGAGGACGGATTGTGACCGCTCCGACAAACGGGGCCGCAGGCATTATTCCTGCTGTTTTGCACTATTACATGAGTTTCTGTTCCGGCAGCGAAGAAGGAGTCATCGAATTTTTACTTACTGCGGCGGCAATTGGAATGGTCGTCAAAAATAATGCATCTTTGTCAGGCGCCGAGGTCGGTTGCCAAGGTGAGGTCGGGTCGGCGTCGTCAATGGCTGCTGGCGGTGTCACTGCAGTCCTCGGGGGAAATCCTCGTCAAGTGGAAAATGCCGCGGAGATTGCCATGGAACACAATCTCGGTTTGACGTGCGATCCGATTGCAGGACTCGTACAAATTCCGTGTATCGAACGCAATGCTGTGGCGTCAGTGAAGGCCTTGGCCGCAGCACGTACTGCTCTGCGCGGAAACGGAGAGCATCTGGTTTCGTTGGACGACGTGGTGCGCACGATGAAAGAAACCGGGCGCGATATGCAGGTCAAGTACAAGGAAACCGCCCTCGGTGGCCTTGCGGTACATGCCGGCATTCCCGTCTCAATCGTTGAGTGTTAA